A single window of Sparus aurata chromosome 12, fSpaAur1.1, whole genome shotgun sequence DNA harbors:
- the dnajc21 gene encoding dnaJ homolog subfamily C member 21 isoform X1, giving the protein MKCHYEILGVKRDAGDDDLKKAYRKLALKWHPDKNLDNSEEAAEHFKLIQAAYDVLSDPQERAWYDNHREALLKGGISGDYEDDSIDLLQYFTVTCYSGYADDEKGFYTVYRNLFESIVKEEMEHAKVEDEDEDEEFPPFGDSQSDYDTVVHVFYGYWQSFCTRKNFAWKEEYDTRQASNRWEKRAMEKENKKTREKARKERNELVRQLVAFVRKRDRRVQAHRKLVEEQNAEKVKKVEELRRKQKLDQAKLAEEYKEQSWAAMSELEKELQQIEAQYGEEFGDASESEEEENSEEAGDADQPDGDELTIDYYDDLYCPACDKSFKSDKAMKNHEKSKKHKEMVVLLRQQLEDEDESLGLNQDGKEGGEEDKEQEDEEEEEEEDKPRQKLSKKQKRKKKQQKVVQAAVEQEVEQEVKEEEKEEEKPTPTTCEDDAPEKSAEPTEQEKQDEPPPTEVKSSSGKPKGKKGGGKDKPKNVKSNTGGEQVPEKELILHCVTCNNEFPTRNKLFDHLKTTGHASPLTSGAAHSSVTKSKKDKKKNR; this is encoded by the exons ATGAAGTGTCACTACGAAATCTTGGGTGTGAAGCGGGACGCGGGAGACGACGATTTGAAGAAAGCGTATCGTAAATTGGCATTGAAATGGCATCCAG ATAAAAACTTGGACAATTCTGAGGAGGCGGCGGAGCATTTCAAGCTGATCCAGGCAGCTTATGATGTCCTGAGTGATCCACAGGAGAGAGCATG GTATGACAATCACAGGGAGGCTCTGCTGAAAGGAGGAATAAGTGGAGATTATGAAGATGACAGCATCGACCTGCTGCAGTACTTCACGGTCACCTGCTACTCTGGCTACGCAGATGACGAGAAG GGCTTTTACACAGTCTACAGGAATCTGTTTGAGTCCATTGTTAAGGAGGAAATGGAGCACGCCAAGGTggaagatgaggatgaggacgaGGAGTTTCCTCCCTTTGGAGACTCTCAGAGCGACTATGATACC GTAGTGCACGTGTTTTACGGCTACTGGCAGAGCTTCTGCACTCGTAAAAACTTTGCCTGGAAAGAGGAGTATGACACGAGGCAGGCCTCCAACCGCTGGGAGAAAAGGGCCATGGAGAAGGAGAACAAGAAGACCAGAGAGAAAGCCCGTAAGGAGCGCAACGAGCTCGTGAGACAACTCGTGGCTTTCGTCCGCAAGCGTGATCGCCGTGTGCAAGCGCACAGGAAGCTGGTGGAGGAGCAGAACGCTGAGAAAGTCaagaaggtggaggagctgaggcGGAAGCAGAAGCTCGACCAGGCTAA ACTGGCAGAGGAGTACAAGGAGCAGAGCTGGGCGGCCATGtctgagctggagaaggagctgcagcagatagAGGCTCAGTACGGAGAGGAGTTTGGAGACGCATCAGAGAgcgaggaagaagagaacagtGAAGAGGCAGGAG ATGCAGATCAGCCTGATGGAGATGAACTGACAATCGACTATTATGATGATCTGTACTGCCCAGCCTGTGACAAATCCTTTAAGTCAGATAAAGC TATGAAAAACCATGAAAAATCCAAAAAGCACAAAGAGATGGTGGTGTTGCTGCGGCAACAgctggaggatgaagatgaatcACTTGGTTTGAACCAGGAtggaaaggagggaggagaggaggacaaagagcaggaagatgaggaggaagaagaggaagaagacaaacCGAGACAAAA GCTGTCCAAAaagcagaagaggaaaaagaaacagcagaaaGTGGTTCAG GCTGCTgtggagcaggaggtggagcaggaggtgaaggaggaggagaaggaggaggagaaaccaACTCCAACCACCTGCGAGGACGATGCCCCCGAGAAGTCAGCGGAGCCTACAGAGCAGGAGAAGCAGGATGAACCTCCTCCCACAGAAGTCAAGAG CAGCTCTGGGAAGCCAAAGGgaaagaagggaggagggaaagaCAAGCCGAAGAACGTCAAGTCAAACACCGGAGGAGAACAGGTTCCTGAG AAGGAACTAATCCTCCACTGCGTGACCTGTAACAACGAGTTCCCCACCAGAAACAAGTTGTTTGACCATCTGAAGACCACCGGCCACGCCTCACCTCTCACCTCAGGCGCTGCTCACAGCTCTGTGACTAAAagcaaaaaagacaagaagaagaacagataa
- the dnajc21 gene encoding dnaJ homolog subfamily C member 21 isoform X2, with protein MKCHYEILGVKRDAGDDDLKKAYRKLALKWHPDKNLDNSEEAAEHFKLIQAAYDVLSDPQERAWYDNHREALLKGGISGDYEDDSIDLLQYFTVTCYSGYADDEKGFYTVYRNLFESIVKEEMEHAKVEDEDEDEEFPPFGDSQSDYDTVVHVFYGYWQSFCTRKNFAWKEEYDTRQASNRWEKRAMEKENKKTREKARKERNELVRQLVAFVRKRDRRVQAHRKLVEEQNAEKVKKVEELRRKQKLDQAKLAEEYKEQSWAAMSELEKELQQIEAQYGEEFGDASESEEEENSEEAGDADQPDGDELTIDYYDDLYCPACDKSFKSDKAMKNHEKSKKHKEMVVLLRQQLEDEDESLGLNQDGKEGGEEDKEQEDEEEEEEEDKPRQKLSKKQKRKKKQQKVVQAAVEQEVEQEVKEEEKEEEKPTPTTCEDDAPEKSAEPTEQEKQDEPPPTEVKSSGKPKGKKGGGKDKPKNVKSNTGGEQVPEKELILHCVTCNNEFPTRNKLFDHLKTTGHASPLTSGAAHSSVTKSKKDKKKNR; from the exons ATGAAGTGTCACTACGAAATCTTGGGTGTGAAGCGGGACGCGGGAGACGACGATTTGAAGAAAGCGTATCGTAAATTGGCATTGAAATGGCATCCAG ATAAAAACTTGGACAATTCTGAGGAGGCGGCGGAGCATTTCAAGCTGATCCAGGCAGCTTATGATGTCCTGAGTGATCCACAGGAGAGAGCATG GTATGACAATCACAGGGAGGCTCTGCTGAAAGGAGGAATAAGTGGAGATTATGAAGATGACAGCATCGACCTGCTGCAGTACTTCACGGTCACCTGCTACTCTGGCTACGCAGATGACGAGAAG GGCTTTTACACAGTCTACAGGAATCTGTTTGAGTCCATTGTTAAGGAGGAAATGGAGCACGCCAAGGTggaagatgaggatgaggacgaGGAGTTTCCTCCCTTTGGAGACTCTCAGAGCGACTATGATACC GTAGTGCACGTGTTTTACGGCTACTGGCAGAGCTTCTGCACTCGTAAAAACTTTGCCTGGAAAGAGGAGTATGACACGAGGCAGGCCTCCAACCGCTGGGAGAAAAGGGCCATGGAGAAGGAGAACAAGAAGACCAGAGAGAAAGCCCGTAAGGAGCGCAACGAGCTCGTGAGACAACTCGTGGCTTTCGTCCGCAAGCGTGATCGCCGTGTGCAAGCGCACAGGAAGCTGGTGGAGGAGCAGAACGCTGAGAAAGTCaagaaggtggaggagctgaggcGGAAGCAGAAGCTCGACCAGGCTAA ACTGGCAGAGGAGTACAAGGAGCAGAGCTGGGCGGCCATGtctgagctggagaaggagctgcagcagatagAGGCTCAGTACGGAGAGGAGTTTGGAGACGCATCAGAGAgcgaggaagaagagaacagtGAAGAGGCAGGAG ATGCAGATCAGCCTGATGGAGATGAACTGACAATCGACTATTATGATGATCTGTACTGCCCAGCCTGTGACAAATCCTTTAAGTCAGATAAAGC TATGAAAAACCATGAAAAATCCAAAAAGCACAAAGAGATGGTGGTGTTGCTGCGGCAACAgctggaggatgaagatgaatcACTTGGTTTGAACCAGGAtggaaaggagggaggagaggaggacaaagagcaggaagatgaggaggaagaagaggaagaagacaaacCGAGACAAAA GCTGTCCAAAaagcagaagaggaaaaagaaacagcagaaaGTGGTTCAG GCTGCTgtggagcaggaggtggagcaggaggtgaaggaggaggagaaggaggaggagaaaccaACTCCAACCACCTGCGAGGACGATGCCCCCGAGAAGTCAGCGGAGCCTACAGAGCAGGAGAAGCAGGATGAACCTCCTCCCACAGAAGTCAAGAG CTCTGGGAAGCCAAAGGgaaagaagggaggagggaaagaCAAGCCGAAGAACGTCAAGTCAAACACCGGAGGAGAACAGGTTCCTGAG AAGGAACTAATCCTCCACTGCGTGACCTGTAACAACGAGTTCCCCACCAGAAACAAGTTGTTTGACCATCTGAAGACCACCGGCCACGCCTCACCTCTCACCTCAGGCGCTGCTCACAGCTCTGTGACTAAAagcaaaaaagacaagaagaagaacagataa
- the bxdc2 gene encoding ribosome biogenesis protein BRX1 homolog: MWCLPSGIARFASACKPNMSAFKRKRGGQAPLSKKAKKAKFVADGGESPDEIKQEKTDEITVPAPVSMGKWTNKERVLIFSSRGINFRTRHLMQDLRTIMPHAKADTKMDRKDKLFVINEVCEMKNCNKCLFFEAKKKQDLYMWIANSPHGPSAKFLVQNVHTLAELKMTGNCLKGSRPLLSFDPKFDKEPHYALLKELFTQTFATPRYHPKSQPFVDHVFTFTIAENRIWFRNYQIMEEDASLVEIGPRFVLNLIKIFQGSFGGPTLYENPGFQSPNMHRRGLRLAAAARVREKQMVKELQKMKRADAKEDVSGDITADVFLTPADEKPLHIQTEAPEPKVVKKNKHKAFKRQRLARR, from the exons ATGTGGTGTTTGCCTTCTGGCATCGCGAGATTTGCGTCAGCGTGCAAACCAAACATGTCTGCGTTTAAGAGAAAACGTGGAGGACAGGCTCCTCTGagtaaaaaggcaaagaaagcGAAATTTGTGGCTGACGGAGGAGAGTCGCCAGATGAAATCAAACAGGAGAAGACGGATGAAATCACGGTCCCGGCACCGGTCTCCATG GGCAAATGGACAAACAAGGAAAGAGTTCTCATTTTCTCCTCAAGAGGCATCAACTTCAGAACAAGACATCTGATGCAGGACCTGAGGACCATCATGCCTCATGCAAAAGCAG acacaaaaatggacagaaagGACAAGTTGTTTGTTATCAATGAG GTttgtgaaatgaaaaactgCAACAAGTGCTTGTTTTTTGAAGCGAAGAAGAAGCAGGACCTCTATATGTG GATCGCAAACAGCCCTCATGGACCTTCTGCTAAGTTCCTGGTTCAGAACG TTCACACACTGGCTGAGCTCAAGATGACAGGAAACTGCCTCAAAGGATCCAGGCCGCTGCTCTCGTTCGATCCT aAATTTGACAAAGAGCCACACTACGCTTTACTGAAGGAGCTCTTCACTCAG ACATTTGCTACTCCACGCTACCACCCTAAGAGTCAGCCTTTCGTGGACCATGTCTTCACATTCACAATTGCAGAAAACAGGATATGGTTTAGAAACTACCAG ATTATGGAGGAGGATGCCTCTCTAGTGGAGATCGGTCCTCGCTTTGTTCTCAACCTCATCAAGATCTTTCAGGGGAGCTTTGGAGGGCCCACGCTGTATGAAAACCCAGGCTTCCAGTCCCCCAACATG CACCGGAGAGGGCTCAGACTGGCGGCAGCAGCCAGAGTGCGCGAGAAGCAGATGGTGAAGGAGCTACAGAAAATGAAGAGGGCTGACGCGAAGGAGGACGTGTCCGGAGATATCACAGCGGACGTCTTCCTGACGCCGGCTGATGAGAAGCCTCTTCATATCCAGACGGAGGCACCTGAGCCCAAAGTGGtgaagaagaacaaacacaagGCTTTCAAAAGACAGAGACTAGCACGCAGGTAA
- the rad1 gene encoding cell cycle checkpoint protein RAD1, producing MPLSTQSQADDEPYVLVASLDNARNLSNILKSITFKDHAIFSATPNGLKVTVEDSKCMQANAFIQADIFQEFTIKEDLVGFQVNLTVLLDCLNIFGGSTVQGVSTALRMCYRGYGYPLTLFLEEGGVVTVCKINTQEPEEPVDFDFCSNNVTNKVILLSESLKEAFSELDMTSEVLQITMSPSQPYFRLSTFGNSGNAHYDYPKDSEMMELFRCTTTQTNRYKMSLLKPSTKALALSCKVSVRTDSRGFLSLQYLVRNDDGQICFVEYYCCPDEEVEEE from the exons ATGCCTCTGTCGACCCAGTCACAAGCCGACGATGAGCCGTACGTGTTAGTGGCCAGTCTGGATAATGCTCGAAACCTGTCCAACATACTGAAATCGATCACGTTCAAGGACCATGCCATCTTCAGCGCTACACCCAACGGGCTGaaggtgactgtggaggactCCAAATGCATGCAAGCTAATGCCTTCATCCAG GCTGATATCTTCCAAGAGTTCACAATAAAGGAAGACTTGGTGGGCTTTCAGGTCAACCTCACCGTGCTGCTGGACTGCCTCAATATCTTTGGAGGGAGCACGGTACAAG GAGTGTCCACAGCCTTGCGGATGTGCTACAGGGGCTACGGTTACCCTCTGACCCTGTTCCTGGAGGAAGGCGGCGTAGTGACCGTGTGCAAGATCAACACACAAGAACCAGAAGAGCCTGTTGATTTTGATTTCTGCAGCAACAACGTCACAAACAAG GTGATCCTGCTGTCAGAGAGTCTGAAGGAAGCCTTCTCCGAACTGGACATGACCAGTGAGGTGCTGCAGATCACCATGTCCCCCAGCCAGCCATACTTTAG GTTGTCTACATTCGGGAACTCTGGAAATGCCCATTATGATTATCCCAAAGACTCCGAAATGATGGAGCTGTTCCGATGCACCACGACACAAACTAACAG GTACAAGATGTCCCTGCTGAAGCCGTCCACCAAAGCCCTGGCTCTGTCCTGTAAAGTCTCCGTGAGGACGGACAGCAGGGGCTTCCTCTCTCTTCAGTACCTGGTCCGGAACGACGACGGACAGATCTGCTTTGTAGAATATTACTGCTGTCCTGacgaagaggtggaggaggagtga